In Luteitalea sp. TBR-22, one genomic interval encodes:
- a CDS encoding ABC transporter permease, producing the protein MLRFLVRRLLLTIPVLLGVATMVFALIHLVPGDPAVSMLGEAATPADVAALRGKLGLDDPLPVQYGRFLSDAVRGRLGQSLRTGRPVTTELSEKLGATVLLAVTAMAVALVVALPLGILAAVRAHTWVDSAAMALALVGVSMPNFWLGPLLALLFGVTLGWLPISGRGPSSEMLIGSVPRVPPEYLVLPALTLGLALAAILARMTRASLVEELKELYVRAARARGLSRTRTVLRHALRNGLIPIITIIGLQFGAVLTGTIITETIFAWPGLGRLLIQSIQFRDYPMVQGCILLIAVTYVAVNLLTDLAYGVADPRIRYE; encoded by the coding sequence ATGCTGCGTTTCCTCGTGCGTCGGCTCCTTCTCACCATCCCCGTGCTCCTCGGGGTGGCGACGATGGTGTTTGCGTTGATTCACCTGGTGCCGGGCGACCCGGCGGTCTCGATGCTCGGCGAGGCGGCCACGCCGGCCGACGTCGCGGCGCTGCGCGGCAAGCTCGGGCTCGACGACCCGCTGCCGGTGCAGTACGGGCGCTTCCTCTCCGATGCCGTCCGAGGGCGACTCGGGCAGTCGCTGCGCACGGGCCGGCCGGTCACCACCGAACTCTCCGAGAAGCTCGGGGCGACGGTCCTGCTGGCGGTCACCGCGATGGCCGTGGCGCTGGTGGTGGCGTTGCCGCTCGGCATCCTCGCGGCCGTGCGCGCCCACACCTGGGTAGACAGTGCCGCGATGGCCCTGGCGCTGGTGGGGGTGTCGATGCCGAACTTCTGGCTCGGGCCGTTGCTCGCGTTGTTGTTCGGCGTCACCCTCGGGTGGCTGCCGATCTCCGGGCGCGGACCGTCGAGCGAGATGCTGATCGGCTCGGTGCCGCGTGTGCCGCCCGAGTACCTCGTGCTGCCGGCGCTCACGCTCGGCCTCGCGCTCGCGGCCATCCTGGCGCGCATGACACGGGCCAGCCTGGTCGAGGAGCTCAAGGAGCTCTACGTGCGGGCGGCGCGGGCCCGCGGCCTGTCGCGTACCCGCACGGTCCTGCGCCACGCGCTGCGCAACGGCCTCATCCCGATCATCACGATCATCGGCCTGCAGTTCGGCGCCGTGCTGACGGGCACCATCATCACCGAGACGATCTTCGCGTGGCCCGGGCTCGGACGGCTGCTGATTCAGTCGATCCAGTTCCGCGACTACCCGATGGTGCAGGGGTGCATCCTGCTCATCGCGGTCACGTACGTGGCCGTCAACCTGCTCACCGACCTGGCCTACGGCGTGGCCGATCCCCGGATCCGGTACGAATGA
- a CDS encoding sigma-54-dependent Fis family transcriptional regulator: MDVTSIRGGRLLSGPGGLRDLATGWSVRIDTVPGIVSAPTGTSSILDQWACQDWLGRWRTHRVIASSGVAADLTMAVPDLADPAPDSIGVTHAGDAAGWCGVAAAARRAGWVPVHVALLRWLDARSARAWPPLCVAVTAGQEEVPVALASWVAQGGRVAAMATTGFTPVVGDAEALPIVAATAPAASAHGRLVRRAWRARGRGPAAPSFLWCRPSREGPIRMTHLELLDVTAALEEVRRDEDALVVTCRAVRRHTGARRAGILAVRGTEVRVLATDEPSPEAVHAWRRLCLEDGLDGLASTSGWHASGRHQARDDLYVHVCGTWPTRDEAVARSELLPVFARLASSRVPTSGPSSAANSPLADTLVGESVVMRDVRAQIALAARAPFPVLIRGESGCGKELAARAIHALGPRRQRRCAAINCAALPDDLIESELFGHVRGAFTGAAADRTGLFDEADGGTLFLDEVGELGARAQAKLLRVLQDGEVRRVGENTAHRVDVRVIAATNVSLEEAVRRGTFRADLFYRLDVVRVRMPALRERREDIPALARHFWRDCAARVGSRARLEGPVLDALAQHDWPGNVRQLQNTLAALAVRVPSRGRVGVDDLPPELRRTDASTPYVTRAGLDAARRAFEATYVRDALSRAGGRPSLAARDLGLTRQGLSKLVRRLRLDEPDEGPRLP; this comes from the coding sequence ATGGACGTGACGTCGATCCGGGGCGGGCGGCTGCTGTCCGGGCCGGGGGGCCTGCGCGACCTGGCCACGGGGTGGTCCGTACGGATCGACACCGTGCCCGGCATCGTCTCGGCGCCGACCGGCACGAGTTCGATCCTCGACCAGTGGGCCTGCCAGGACTGGCTGGGACGCTGGCGCACGCACCGCGTGATCGCCTCGAGCGGGGTGGCGGCGGATCTCACGATGGCAGTGCCGGACCTGGCCGACCCCGCGCCCGACAGCATCGGTGTCACGCACGCCGGAGACGCCGCGGGCTGGTGCGGGGTGGCGGCCGCGGCCCGGCGCGCCGGCTGGGTGCCGGTCCACGTCGCGCTGCTCCGTTGGCTCGATGCGCGCAGCGCCCGGGCGTGGCCGCCCCTGTGCGTGGCGGTCACAGCCGGCCAGGAGGAGGTGCCGGTCGCCCTGGCCTCCTGGGTCGCGCAGGGCGGGCGAGTCGCGGCGATGGCCACGACGGGGTTCACGCCGGTCGTCGGCGATGCGGAGGCGCTGCCGATCGTCGCCGCAACCGCGCCGGCGGCCTCCGCGCACGGTCGGCTCGTCCGCCGGGCGTGGCGGGCGAGGGGCCGCGGGCCCGCCGCGCCGTCGTTCCTCTGGTGTCGACCGTCGAGGGAAGGACCAATCCGCATGACTCATCTCGAACTGCTCGATGTCACGGCTGCCCTCGAGGAGGTGCGGCGCGACGAAGACGCCCTCGTGGTGACCTGCCGCGCGGTGCGACGGCACACCGGCGCCAGGCGCGCCGGCATCCTCGCAGTGCGCGGCACCGAGGTCCGCGTGCTGGCCACCGATGAGCCGTCGCCCGAGGCCGTGCACGCCTGGCGCCGTCTCTGCCTCGAGGACGGCCTGGATGGCCTGGCCTCGACAAGCGGCTGGCACGCATCGGGGCGGCACCAGGCCCGCGACGACCTGTACGTCCATGTCTGCGGCACCTGGCCGACGCGCGACGAGGCGGTGGCGCGGTCGGAGCTGCTGCCGGTCTTCGCGCGGCTCGCCTCCTCGCGCGTGCCGACGTCGGGGCCGTCGTCGGCGGCCAACTCGCCGCTGGCCGACACGCTGGTGGGCGAGAGCGTCGTGATGCGGGACGTGCGCGCGCAGATCGCCCTCGCGGCTCGCGCCCCGTTCCCGGTGTTGATTCGGGGGGAGAGCGGCTGTGGCAAGGAACTGGCCGCCCGGGCCATCCACGCGCTCGGGCCTCGTCGCCAGCGGCGCTGCGCCGCCATCAACTGCGCCGCGCTGCCCGACGACCTGATCGAGTCCGAGCTCTTCGGCCATGTGCGCGGTGCCTTCACCGGCGCTGCCGCCGATCGCACGGGTCTGTTCGACGAGGCCGACGGCGGCACCCTCTTCCTCGACGAAGTGGGCGAATTGGGCGCCCGCGCGCAGGCCAAGCTGTTGCGCGTGTTGCAGGACGGGGAAGTGCGGCGCGTCGGCGAGAACACGGCACACCGGGTCGACGTGCGGGTGATCGCGGCGACCAACGTGTCGCTGGAAGAGGCGGTCCGGCGCGGCACGTTCCGGGCCGACCTGTTCTACCGCCTCGACGTGGTGCGGGTGCGCATGCCGGCCCTGCGCGAGCGCCGCGAGGACATCCCGGCGCTGGCCCGGCACTTCTGGCGCGACTGCGCCGCGCGCGTCGGCAGCCGGGCCCGGCTCGAGGGGCCGGTGCTCGACGCCCTCGCGCAGCACGACTGGCCCGGCAACGTCCGGCAACTGCAGAACACCCTGGCGGCACTCGCGGTCCGCGTGCCGTCGCGCGGGCGCGTCGGCGTGGACGACCTGCCGCCGGAGTTGCGCCGCACCGACGCCTCCACGCCCTACGTCACCCGCGCCGGACTCGACGCGGCGCGCCGCGCCTTCGAGGCCACCTACGTCCGCGACGCGCTCTCGCGGGCCGGCGGCCGTCCGTCGCTGGCCGCCCGCGACCTCGGCCTCACCAGGCAGGGGCTCTCCAAGCTGGTGCGCCGGCTGCGCCTCGACGAGCCGGACGAGGGGCCTCGACTACCATAG
- the aroC gene encoding chorismate synthase, producing the protein MLRFLTAGESHGQALVAMVEGLPAGLPIDQEALARELRRRQLGYGRGRRMQIETDTAEILSGVRKGQTLGSPVAMLIRNRDWKNWQQTMHVGPEAPADATGARRAPVTRPRPGHADLAGALKYDRDDMRDILERASARETAARVAAGSLARQLLSALDIRIVSHVFTLGAVSAGDPLACTFEQIAAIDDEAPLHCVDEGVQQQMIEAIDAARAAGDTLGGAFEVVVRGLPAGLGSYVQWDRKLDGRLAQAVMSIPAIKAVGIGKGVGVASIPGSQVHDEILLPAEGAPSRPIGVARPTNRAGGLEGGVTNGEDLRISGYMKPISTLMKPLRSVDLQTMQESPAAIERSDVCAVPAAAVVAEAMVAFVLADAVIERYGADTLDDIRAQMQRVDARVAQRFSGAPTEA; encoded by the coding sequence ATGCTTCGCTTTCTCACCGCCGGTGAATCACACGGGCAGGCTCTCGTTGCGATGGTGGAAGGTCTGCCCGCCGGCCTTCCGATCGACCAGGAGGCGCTCGCCCGCGAGCTCCGACGCCGGCAGCTCGGCTACGGGCGCGGCCGCCGCATGCAGATCGAGACCGATACCGCAGAGATCCTCAGCGGCGTGCGCAAGGGCCAGACCCTCGGCAGTCCGGTGGCGATGCTGATCCGCAATCGCGACTGGAAGAACTGGCAGCAGACGATGCATGTCGGGCCGGAGGCGCCGGCCGACGCGACGGGTGCCAGGCGCGCCCCGGTCACCCGGCCGCGGCCCGGCCACGCCGATCTCGCCGGCGCGCTGAAGTACGACCGCGACGACATGCGCGACATCCTCGAGCGGGCCAGCGCGCGCGAAACCGCGGCGCGCGTCGCGGCCGGTTCGCTGGCCCGGCAGCTGCTGTCGGCGCTCGACATCCGCATCGTGAGTCACGTGTTCACGCTCGGGGCGGTGTCGGCCGGCGACCCGTTGGCCTGCACGTTCGAGCAGATCGCCGCGATCGACGACGAGGCGCCGCTGCACTGCGTGGACGAGGGGGTGCAGCAGCAGATGATCGAGGCCATCGATGCCGCACGCGCCGCGGGCGACACGCTCGGCGGGGCCTTCGAAGTCGTCGTGCGCGGCCTTCCCGCCGGACTCGGCTCGTACGTGCAGTGGGACCGCAAGCTCGATGGCCGGCTCGCCCAGGCGGTCATGTCGATCCCGGCGATCAAGGCCGTCGGCATCGGCAAGGGCGTCGGCGTCGCCTCGATCCCGGGCTCGCAGGTGCACGACGAGATCCTCCTGCCTGCCGAGGGTGCGCCGTCCCGTCCCATCGGCGTCGCTCGCCCGACCAACCGCGCCGGCGGCCTCGAAGGCGGCGTCACCAACGGCGAGGACCTCCGCATCAGCGGCTACATGAAGCCGATCTCCACGCTGATGAAGCCCCTCCGCTCGGTCGACCTGCAGACGATGCAGGAGTCGCCGGCGGCGATCGAGCGCAGCGACGTGTGTGCGGTGCCGGCGGCGGCCGTCGTCGCCGAGGCGATGGTCGCCTTCGTCCTTGCCGACGCCGTAATCGAGCGGTACGGCGCCGACACGCTCGACGACATCCGCGCCCAGATGCAGCGCGTCGATGCGCGGGTGGCGCAGCGGTTCTCGGGCGCGCCGACCGAAGCCTGA
- the def gene encoding peptide deformylase yields the protein MRRPILRYGDPVLHQKAAPVESITPAIDTLIADMRETLRAAAGVGLAAPQVGESVRLCLIDLSAGSRADQLLVLINPEILERDGLQLKEEGCLSLPGIEATVPRPLRMVVRAMDADGDVREIRAEGLLARALQHEIDHLDGVLFLDRLRPVYRWAIIRRIKRLRRAGKW from the coding sequence ATGCGCCGGCCGATCCTGCGGTACGGGGACCCGGTCCTCCACCAGAAGGCCGCGCCCGTCGAGTCGATCACGCCGGCGATCGACACGCTGATCGCCGACATGCGCGAGACGCTGCGCGCCGCGGCGGGCGTCGGCCTGGCCGCGCCGCAGGTCGGCGAGTCGGTGCGTCTCTGCCTGATCGACCTGTCGGCGGGCTCGCGCGCCGACCAGCTGCTCGTGCTCATCAACCCCGAGATCCTCGAACGCGATGGCCTGCAGTTGAAGGAAGAAGGCTGCCTCAGCCTGCCGGGCATCGAAGCCACCGTGCCTCGCCCCTTGCGCATGGTCGTCAGGGCGATGGATGCCGACGGTGACGTGCGCGAGATCCGCGCCGAAGGACTCCTCGCGCGCGCCCTGCAGCACGAGATCGATCACCTCGACGGCGTGTTGTTCCTCGATCGCCTCCGGCCGGTCTACCGGTGGGCGATCATCCGCCGCATCAAGCGCCTGCGTCGTGCGGGCAAGTGGTGA
- the fmt gene encoding methionyl-tRNA formyltransferase, with translation MSTTVPDMPLRIAFFGTPAFAVPTLDALLASSHEVVGVVTQPDRPRGRGQQVSDAPVKERAVVAGVPILQPTRLKDPVFLDAFRAWNADLGVVAAYGRLLPQVLLDIPPRGLLNVHASLLPAWRGASPIQRAVLNGDAVSGVTIMRVVLALDAGAMLARVEVPVSPDDTSGSLEARLAVAGASLLRDVVDRIGRGESVEEVPQDDAAATLAPRLEKQEGLIDWTRSAWSLDCHVRGMQPWPSAFTYVDGQRLVVREARADDTPAGDVPPGGLVRVDGDAALLACGDGRCLRVSRVQPEGKRAMTTREWLQGRRAAEPLRAGMAP, from the coding sequence GTGAGCACGACGGTTCCCGACATGCCCCTCCGCATCGCCTTCTTCGGCACCCCGGCCTTTGCCGTGCCGACGCTCGACGCCCTGCTCGCCTCCTCGCACGAGGTGGTCGGGGTGGTCACGCAGCCCGATCGTCCGCGCGGCCGCGGGCAGCAGGTCAGCGACGCGCCGGTCAAGGAGCGCGCCGTCGTCGCGGGCGTCCCGATCCTGCAGCCCACCAGGCTGAAGGATCCCGTGTTCCTCGACGCGTTCCGCGCCTGGAACGCCGACCTCGGCGTGGTCGCGGCGTACGGCCGCCTGCTGCCCCAGGTGCTGCTCGACATCCCGCCGCGCGGGCTCCTCAACGTGCACGCCTCGCTGTTGCCGGCGTGGCGTGGCGCCTCGCCCATCCAGCGTGCCGTCCTCAACGGCGATGCGGTGAGCGGCGTCACCATCATGCGCGTGGTGCTCGCCCTCGATGCCGGGGCGATGCTCGCGCGGGTCGAGGTGCCCGTCAGTCCCGACGACACGAGCGGCTCGCTCGAGGCGAGGCTCGCGGTCGCCGGGGCGTCGCTCCTGCGCGACGTGGTGGATCGCATCGGCCGCGGCGAGTCCGTGGAGGAGGTGCCGCAAGACGACGCGGCCGCGACGCTGGCGCCGCGCCTCGAGAAGCAGGAGGGGCTCATCGACTGGACGCGGTCGGCGTGGAGCCTGGACTGCCACGTGCGTGGCATGCAGCCGTGGCCGTCGGCCTTCACGTACGTCGACGGGCAGCGCCTCGTGGTGCGCGAGGCCAGGGCCGACGACACGCCCGCGGGTGACGTGCCGCCCGGCGGCCTCGTGCGGGTCGACGGCGATGCGGCGCTGCTGGCCTGCGGCGACGGGCGCTGCCTGCGGGTCAGCCGCGTGCAACCCGAGGGGAAGCGGGCGATGACGACGCGGGAGTGGCTGCAGGGGCGACGCGCGGCCGAGCCCCTGCGCGCCGGGATGGCGCCGTGA
- a CDS encoding RsmB/NOP family class I SAM-dependent RNA methyltransferase — MIAPARRAATDVLVAVEAGRIDLPSALAQAHAGLADARDRALLTELASGVERWRLALDFAIHALTNRQPASLDPEVRATLRLGLFQLQHATRTPPSAVVNDAVEIVKRGPTRSASGMVNAVLRRVVRDGFPRLPDAPRVPVGDPRWREQALAYLAITGSHPRWLVERWVDRHGYDAAEAWIRHDNTSADVTVWPMPGRGVLPEDLHGQPTRFVPGGLVLDAGKDALPLLREARAYAQDEASAAVGLVAATVARGRVLDACASPGGKSLVMHGRLPAGSRLMANDLRARRVTLLAQTLARIPGAAIPVLRSDAARLPFSASLDAVLVDAPCSGLGTLRREPDVRWRRGPGDLPALVATQRALIEEGLRALAPGGRLIYATCSSEPEENESLVADVLVAHPELTRIDLRTAALPASMAPLLTDEGALRTWPHAHGLDAFYAVVLQKP; from the coding sequence GTGATTGCGCCCGCGAGGCGCGCCGCCACCGACGTGCTCGTTGCCGTCGAGGCCGGTCGGATCGACCTGCCGTCGGCGTTGGCGCAGGCGCACGCCGGGCTTGCCGACGCGCGCGACCGGGCGCTGCTCACGGAGCTGGCCTCTGGCGTCGAACGCTGGCGCCTCGCGCTCGATTTCGCCATCCACGCCCTCACCAACCGGCAGCCGGCCTCGCTCGATCCGGAGGTGCGCGCGACGCTGCGGCTCGGGCTCTTCCAGTTGCAGCACGCGACCCGAACCCCGCCATCGGCCGTCGTCAACGACGCGGTCGAGATCGTCAAGCGCGGGCCCACGCGCAGCGCCTCCGGCATGGTGAACGCCGTGCTGCGCCGCGTGGTGCGCGATGGGTTCCCGCGGCTGCCCGACGCGCCACGGGTGCCGGTCGGCGACCCGCGCTGGCGCGAGCAGGCGCTCGCCTACCTGGCCATCACCGGATCGCACCCGCGCTGGCTGGTCGAGCGGTGGGTCGACAGGCACGGCTACGACGCGGCCGAGGCCTGGATCCGCCACGACAACACGTCGGCCGACGTCACCGTCTGGCCGATGCCCGGCCGCGGCGTCCTGCCGGAAGACCTGCACGGGCAGCCGACGCGCTTCGTGCCCGGCGGCCTGGTGCTCGACGCCGGCAAGGACGCGCTGCCGCTGCTGCGCGAGGCCAGGGCCTACGCTCAGGACGAGGCCTCCGCGGCCGTCGGGCTGGTGGCCGCCACCGTGGCGCGGGGCCGTGTGCTCGACGCCTGCGCGTCGCCAGGCGGCAAGAGCCTGGTCATGCACGGCCGGCTGCCCGCGGGCAGCCGCCTGATGGCCAACGACTTGCGCGCCCGGCGTGTGACGCTCCTGGCGCAGACGCTGGCGCGGATCCCGGGCGCTGCCATCCCGGTGCTACGCAGCGACGCGGCGCGCCTGCCGTTCTCGGCAAGCCTCGATGCCGTCCTGGTGGATGCGCCCTGCTCCGGCCTCGGCACGCTCCGTCGCGAGCCCGACGTCCGCTGGCGGCGCGGCCCCGGTGACCTGCCAGCGCTGGTGGCCACGCAGCGCGCCCTCATCGAGGAAGGTCTGCGGGCCCTGGCCCCCGGCGGCCGGCTGATCTACGCCACGTGCTCGAGCGAGCCCGAGGAGAACGAATCGCTGGTAGCCGACGTGCTGGTGGCCCACCCCGAGTTGACGCGCATCGACCTGCGCACGGCAGCGCTGCCCGCCTCGATGGCGCCGCTGCTGACCGACGAGGGTGCCCTGCGCACCTGGCCGCACGCGCACGGCCTCGACGCCTTCTACGCCGTGGTCCTGCAGAAGCCTTGA
- a CDS encoding PASTA domain-containing protein translates to MESGRGFTGRVWGAGKLLVLLALLGLTYAVSFGMAMRLALRTRDVRVPDLRGRTVNQASSSLTELGLPLKVEESRRSDPKVPAGLILAQDPVSGSTARRPRSVKVWLSAGPTVSRVPAVTGLTERTAQLRLESEGVGIRGLAAIRSSAFPAGIVVSQNPAPGAAADTVSLLVNRGERGATYVMPDLIGVNAQRAAEVLRVRGFRVALVAEQPYPGVPPGIVLRQSPLGGFQIAPGDAISLEVSR, encoded by the coding sequence ATGGAATCGGGTCGAGGGTTCACCGGACGGGTCTGGGGCGCGGGCAAGTTGCTCGTGCTGCTGGCCTTGCTCGGGCTGACGTACGCCGTCTCGTTCGGCATGGCGATGCGGCTCGCGCTGCGGACGCGCGACGTGCGCGTGCCCGACCTGCGTGGGCGCACCGTCAACCAGGCCAGTTCCTCGCTCACCGAACTCGGCCTGCCGCTCAAGGTCGAAGAGTCGCGGCGCTCCGACCCGAAGGTACCGGCAGGCCTCATCCTCGCGCAGGATCCCGTGTCGGGCAGCACCGCTCGTCGCCCGCGCAGCGTGAAGGTGTGGTTGAGTGCCGGGCCGACCGTGAGCCGCGTGCCCGCCGTGACCGGCCTCACTGAGCGCACCGCGCAGCTGCGCCTCGAGAGTGAGGGGGTCGGCATCCGGGGTCTCGCCGCCATCCGCTCCTCGGCCTTCCCCGCCGGCATCGTCGTGTCGCAGAACCCGGCGCCCGGCGCCGCGGCCGACACCGTGTCGTTGCTGGTCAACCGCGGCGAGCGGGGTGCCACCTACGTCATGCCCGACCTGATCGGCGTCAACGCCCAGCGGGCCGCGGAAGTGCTGCGGGTGCGGGGCTTCCGCGTGGCGCTGGTGGCCGAGCAGCCCTACCCCGGCGTTCCCCCCGGCATCGTCCTGCGACAGTCGCCGCTCGGCGGCTTCCAGATTGCGCCCGGCGACGCCATTTCCCTGGAGGTCAGCCGGTGA
- the rpe gene encoding ribulose-phosphate 3-epimerase, which translates to MRLAPSVLSADFAALGEDVRKVAAAGADWIHVDVMDGRFVPNISIGLPVVAALKRVSPVPLDVHLMIVEPERYVDQFVEAGAASLSVHVEATDHLHRLVHRIRQLGARPGVAINPATSLDTLAEIAPDLDIVILMSVNPGFGGQAFIERSYDRLRRLRDFLDRAGSQALITVDGGVDPGRAEAVVAAGGDVLVAGAAVFAAADPAAAMADLRAAGTRGWQARGAR; encoded by the coding sequence GTGCGTCTCGCGCCGTCGGTGTTGAGCGCCGACTTCGCCGCGCTCGGCGAAGACGTGCGGAAGGTGGCGGCGGCCGGCGCCGACTGGATTCACGTCGACGTGATGGACGGCCGCTTCGTGCCCAACATCAGCATCGGCCTGCCCGTCGTCGCGGCCCTGAAGCGGGTGTCGCCGGTGCCCCTCGACGTGCACCTGATGATCGTCGAGCCGGAAAGGTACGTGGATCAGTTCGTGGAGGCCGGCGCGGCGTCCCTCTCGGTACACGTGGAGGCCACCGACCACCTGCACCGGTTGGTGCATCGGATCCGGCAGCTGGGCGCTCGGCCGGGCGTGGCGATCAACCCGGCCACCTCCCTCGACACGCTCGCCGAGATCGCGCCCGACCTCGACATCGTCATCCTCATGTCGGTCAACCCGGGCTTTGGCGGGCAGGCGTTCATCGAGCGGAGCTACGACCGGCTGCGCCGGCTGCGCGACTTCCTGGATCGGGCGGGGAGCCAGGCCCTGATCACCGTCGACGGCGGGGTCGATCCCGGTCGGGCCGAAGCCGTGGTCGCCGCGGGAGGCGACGTGCTGGTGGCTGGCGCGGCCGTGTTCGCCGCCGCCGATCCCGCCGCGGCGATGGCCGACCTGCGGGCCGCCGGCACGCGTGGCTGGCAGGCGCGCGGCGCGCGATGA
- a CDS encoding thioesterase family protein, whose translation MSRVAGAARIRVRYAETDQMGVVYHGNYFAWFEVGRVELLRQLGWSYKALEADGVSLPVIEATCTYLHPARYDDELEIRTTGRMASALRVEFTYELVRLEDARVLATARTMHVPVNRDGRPCRLPVALREIFS comes from the coding sequence ATGAGCCGGGTGGCGGGCGCTGCCCGCATCCGCGTCCGCTATGCCGAGACCGACCAGATGGGGGTGGTCTACCACGGCAACTACTTCGCCTGGTTCGAGGTCGGCCGCGTCGAGCTGCTGCGACAGCTCGGCTGGAGCTACAAGGCTCTCGAAGCCGACGGCGTGAGCCTGCCCGTCATCGAGGCCACTTGCACGTACCTGCACCCGGCGCGGTACGATGACGAGTTGGAGATCCGGACGACGGGCCGCATGGCGAGCGCGCTTCGGGTCGAGTTCACCTATGAGCTGGTCCGGCTGGAGGACGCCCGCGTGCTGGCGACGGCCCGGACGATGCACGTACCCGTCAACCGCGACGGGCGGCCCTGCCGCCTGCCGGTGGCGTTGAGGGAGATCTTCTCGTGA
- a CDS encoding NAD-dependent epimerase/dehydratase family protein codes for MRALVTGAAGFIGSTLTDRLLAQGADVVGIDCFTDYYPRALKETNLAGARQSARFELVEDDLLDTDLAALLDGVTHVFHLAAQAGVRKSWGRDFSVYVSNNIAATQRLLEECAGRPLERFVYASTSSVYGDEAPIPMREDQRLQPLSPYGVSKLAAEHLGHLYFANHGLPFTALRYFTVYGPRQRPDMGFHRFLTAAMAGKPLTRFGDGEQTRDFTYVADAVTATVAAATLGAPGRVYNIGGGSRVTVNQVFEIIGRLVGRAVEIDQQPPQKGDMRDTYADTSRARADLGFVPSVTLEQGLTEEYAWLRTERA; via the coding sequence GTGAGGGCACTCGTGACCGGCGCGGCGGGCTTCATCGGCTCGACGCTGACCGACCGCCTGCTGGCGCAGGGCGCCGACGTGGTCGGCATCGATTGCTTCACGGACTACTACCCGCGCGCGCTCAAGGAGACGAACCTTGCCGGGGCACGCCAGTCGGCGCGCTTCGAACTGGTCGAGGACGACCTGCTCGACACCGACCTGGCGGCCCTGCTCGACGGCGTCACCCACGTCTTCCACCTGGCCGCGCAGGCCGGCGTCCGCAAGAGCTGGGGCCGCGACTTCAGCGTCTACGTGAGCAACAACATCGCCGCGACGCAACGGCTGCTCGAGGAGTGCGCCGGCCGGCCGCTCGAGCGCTTCGTCTATGCCTCGACGTCTTCGGTGTACGGCGACGAGGCCCCGATCCCGATGCGGGAGGATCAGCGCTTGCAGCCGCTCTCCCCGTACGGGGTGTCGAAGCTGGCCGCCGAGCACCTCGGGCACCTGTACTTTGCCAACCATGGGCTGCCGTTCACGGCGTTGCGCTATTTCACCGTGTACGGCCCCCGCCAGCGGCCCGACATGGGGTTCCATCGCTTCCTCACGGCCGCCATGGCAGGCAAGCCGCTCACGCGCTTCGGCGACGGCGAGCAGACGCGGGATTTCACGTACGTGGCCGATGCGGTGACCGCCACGGTCGCGGCGGCCACCCTCGGCGCACCGGGCCGCGTGTACAACATCGGCGGCGGGTCGCGGGTGACCGTCAACCAGGTGTTCGAGATCATCGGGCGCCTCGTCGGGCGCGCCGTGGAGATCGACCAGCAGCCGCCCCAGAAGGGCGACATGCGCGACACGTACGCGGACACGAGCCGGGCGAGGGCCGACCTCGGCTTCGTCCCGTCGGTGACGCTCGAGCAGGGACTGACAGAAGAATACGCATGGCTACGGACCGAACGCGCATGA